A portion of the Pararge aegeria chromosome 10, ilParAegt1.1, whole genome shotgun sequence genome contains these proteins:
- the LOC120626957 gene encoding uncharacterized protein LOC120626957 — protein sequence MENRASVQHRQVESAVVRHMRKMESFDTESFIMAIQNRPVIWDSRLPEYSNKIAKRKAWEEINEIFDSEFGEKTNKEKNACAIELQKKWKSLKDCFNRERLKEKNCPSGSGAKPRKQYVYYKLLSFLQPLTEIRPPSRPTVTEENDSEGCLESFVIPKSKKLKTSDGVDDAQNKLYEILTEKLNKATPAIQHPDQHFLLSLFPHFNSIKEEYKLDAKAEMINLLRKYNNMAQTSAYTSHYGYQSGYQSYDTTPARTSNESSVSQLINSYHSAPTPAGANVNTAGSSLQHNDNDNEYNYSNDDSTQDSIITNLYSP from the exons ATGGAGAACCGAGCATCAGTGCAACACAGACAGGTCGAGAGTGCTGTTGTCCGTCACATGCGTAAAATGGAGTCGTTCGACACTGAATCATTTATTATGGCAATTCAGAACCGTCCTGTAATATGGGACTCGCGTCTTCCTGAGTATTCGAATAAGATTGCAAAAAGAAAGGCATGGGAagagataaatgaaatatttgattcAGAATTTggagaaaaaacaaataaagaaaagaatgcTTGTG CTATTGAACTCcagaaaaaatggaaaagtttaaaagattGCTTTAACAGAGAACggctgaaagaaaaaaattgtcccAGTGGGTCCGGGGCTAAACCCAGAAAACAATATGtttactataaattattgtcatttttacaACCTTTGACCGAAATCAGACCACCAAGTCGACCTACAGTTACTGAGGAAAACGACTCCGAAGGCTGTTTGGAATCTTTTGTTATTCCAAAATCAAAGAAGCTTAAAACAAGTGATGGCGTTGATGATGCACAAAACAAATTATACGAAATTCTAACTGAGAAATTGAACAAAGCCACGCCCGCCATTCAACATCCAGatcaacattttttactttcactttttccacattttaattccataaaagaagaatataaactCGATGCGAaagctgaaatgataaatttgcTTCGCAAATATAACAATATGGCACAAACGTCTGCATACACCAGTCACTATGGATATCAGTCTGGATACCAAAGCTACGACACAACTCCTGCTCGTACAAGCAATGAAAGTAGTGTGTCGCAACTAATAAATAGCTACCACTCGGCGCCAACGCCTGCTGGTGCCAATGTCAATACTGCAGGTAGTTCATTGCaacataatgataatgataatgaatataattacaGTAATGATGATTCTACACAAGATTCTATTATCACAAACCTATATTCGCcgtaa
- the LOC120626955 gene encoding protein ALP1-like: MDSVEATLVTLSLVLLLRKQPKRRQRKQRQYWMHPFNKERLLSGHHVTTFKILKSYDLKFRSCYRMSYSTFCELLSIVKPELTRRNTVMRQCISAEERLTITLRYLATGCNFTDLHLDFKCGHTTARTIVKETVEVIWKKVKDISMPEPTEELHLETAEGFMKHANFPNLIGAIDGKHIRIIKPCHTGSEYYNYKHFFSIVLLAICDANYNFIDIDVGCYGKSSDSTIHDSSEWVKKLRQGNYNLPQPRPISNNGIPIPFSFIGDEGFALSQHLQRPYAGKHLPRKKRIYNYRLTRARRYIECTFGILSNKFKIFNRPINVNVDFATNIVKACCVLHNFIRKRDGYKFDHTLSIVGFQDPPASDNLLLIGRRRSELSGTAIRNIYTDYFTGVGSVPWQDSKI; the protein is encoded by the exons CATTTAATAAAGAGAGATTACTCAGTGGACATCATGTAACAacgtttaaaatactaaaatcctATGATCTCAAATTCAGAAGTTGTTATAGAATGTCATATTCGACGTTTTGTGAATTGCTTTCCATTGTAAAACCAGAGTTGACACGCAGAAATACAGTGATGAGACAATGTATATCAGCTGAAGAACGACTAACAATAACTTTAAG GTACTTAGCAACTGGATGTAATTTCACAGATCTTCATTTGGACTTTAAATGTGGACATACTACTGCACGTACGATTGTAAAGGAAACTGTGGAAGTAATATGGAAAAAAGTAAAAGACATCTCCATGCCAGAGCCAACAGAAGAATTACATTTAGAAACCGCTGAAGGATTTATGAAACATGCTAATTTTCCTAACTTAATTGGAGCAATAGATGGAAAacatataagaattataaaaccaTGTCATACCGGCTCAGaatattacaattacaaacattttttttccatcgtTTTGTTAGCAATATGTGACGCTAATTACAATTTCATAGATATAGATGTCGGATGTTATGGAAAGAGCTCAGATTCAACAATACATGACAGCAGCGAATGGGTAAAAAAGTTACGacaaggaaattataatttacctcAACCAAGACCTATATCTAACAATGGAATACCTATACCGTTTTCGTTTATTGGCGACGAAGGATTTGCTTTATCACAACACTTGCAAAGACCATACGCTGGTAAACATTTACCACGAAAGAAGAGAATATATAATTACCGTTTGACGCGCGCAAGGCGTTATATTGAATGTACGTTTGGTATATTgagtaacaaatttaaaattttcaaccgGCCCATAAACGTTAATGTAGATTTTGCTACGAATATTGTTAAAGCGTGTTGCGTATTGCACAATTTTATACGTAAGCGAGATGGGTACAAGTTTGATCACACTTTGAGTATAGTCGGATTCCAAGATCCACCTGCCAgtgataatttacttttaattggaAGACGAAGATCAGAACTAAGTGGTACTGCAATCCGAAACATATATACTGACTATTTCACCGGTGTAGGTTCTGTACCGTGGCAAGAttcaaaaatttga